Below is a window of Macadamia integrifolia cultivar HAES 741 chromosome 8, SCU_Mint_v3, whole genome shotgun sequence DNA.
TACGAAATACAATTATTGAATATCAATAGAGACATATCACACAATATAATACATTTATCCTTGTCTTTCAGTTAGGGTAATTCCCACTATTAGATATTTTAGTAATGGCATGGATTGGGCTAtatgttgaattttttatttttattatgaaagaatagaaaaacaaaGCCTTAGAAGAGAAAATTATGATTACAATGTCTCAATAAACCAAAAAATTGGACTTCTTTAGTATGGCTTTAGAGCCAAACCTTTAACCTACTGAACTGCATTCTGATCAGACTTAACAAGAAAACTTACATCACTAAAACTAGAGATCTTCAAAAAAATAGGTAGAAAATTCCATAGCCATATGCCTTCAACTGGCTCAGGAAGCAAGCTCATCGTCTCTTGCGTGTCTATCTAAACTTCTTTAATTTTCCGTCTTCGCTAAGCAGCTTTTGTCAACTCCTGGAAGATTCTCTAAACTTCAGCCTCCATTTTCtatcatgtcatcatgtaacccatttccatcaaaataaattattttgacATAAAATGTCATAAATTCATGAATTGGTGATAAGTTTCCTGAAAAACTCCTTGAATCAAGATAGGATAATTCAACGTAGGCAGTGATGGTGTACTTTTGAAAGGAGAATTCAATTCATCCTAGAGATAACAAATAGAATTATCAAAGAAATGGACAATGTGTAAGGTCCGATCGACTAAACTTCATCCTCAAATTCGACCATATATTTGTTGAtgtacgatgtcttatatttCGTCATAGTTTTATTTAGGGAGTACTGATTCAGGCATCTTGACAGGAAGGATGGTGGTCTCACTAGCCGATTAGTAGGTCGTGGGGATTGCCTGCATAGCGAGGATGTACGGGGGTGCAAtcccccgctcaaattttttatttgaggataGTTTTGTattttccggattagggtttttcgctatgtatttgtagcgagggttttttTCTATGTAATGTAGGTAATATTGAGAGGTGCGAGGATGGAcgttataaccctattctccgtTAATAGTGAAGTAGTATCTTAtatcaccgaggacgtaggtaATCTTATCAAACCTCATAAACTTGTGTGCAttggttgttcttgtttttccattatcttctgcattatTTTAAGGTTGCGTTTTTACAATATCCTCCTCTTATATCTATTCATGCACCCGTTTTATCATGCCGGATCCTCTTCTTATGTATAAAGTAAACGTGAAGATTCTAACTATGATATGTTAAAACTATTTAGGAAACACTAATATTGTTTAAGATaatgaaaatcataaataaaatactaaTTTATCCAAAAAGCAAAAAGTTAATAATAGGTTCATGAACTTGAATAAATGGTTAGAGGACAAATATTTTAACATACCAAACTGCATTCTTAATCAGACTTGACATAAGAGATAGTCAAAAATATCGGTAGAGAATTCCATGGCCATACGCCTTCAAATCTCTCATGAAGCAAGCTCATCAACTCCTAAGTACCTATTCAAACTTTTGTCAACTTCCACCCTAGTTGAGCAGCTTTTGTTAATCCCTGAAAATACTTCTGGGTTCAGCCTTCATTTTCTATCTTATCATAACATAAATTAAttctatcaaaataaaatgGCCTTGAAACAAAATGTCATAAGTCCATCATGAATTGGTGAAAAATTGGTTAGAAACTTCTGCACAAATTAAGATAGAATAATTCAAAGTGAGCATTGATTGGGTACaaaggatttagttattggtattaGTCTTGATATCTGTCCAGTCTTATACCAATCCATATCGATCAATTTTACACATACTTTTCACAAAATATAGACGTTTTTTATGATTTACCTTTTGTCCAATATTGATACTTGATGCAGATCAATCAGTTAgatatcgatatcaatatcaGCGATTATCGATGCAAAATGGTCGATACGACCGATCTAATACCGATACATAGAACCATGTGATGTACTAGGAAGAGAATTCAATTCATCcgtgagagaaaaaataaaattgtcaGGAAAGTTCTGACTACATGTCAAACTTCATCCAAATTTAACCATATGTCCACCCACTTAATCCCAATCCTCCTCATGTATTTTCATGCACCCATTTGTAGTCTATACACCCTTTTGTCACATGGCATACCCCATTTGGATTAGAACTTGCCATGTAAGCACGTGTACATGTAACCAAATTTCAACCCTTGACATGGAATTTTAACTTTTCAATATAAgattagaaaatatattttttgttagaACCATAAATGAATGTGAATCTTTTCACAATGATTATTTAAAACCACTCAATAAATGCTAATCCAGTTTGACATAATGGAAATTATTATTACAATACTAATTTATCAAAATACAAAAGGTCAATAACAGGTTCATGAACTCAACATTTTAATATAAACATTTTGACTTGTTACTTGAAAAGAGCCAGTTTGACATAATGGAAATTATTATTAAGGCACTAATTTATCAAAATACAAAAGGTCAATAACAGGTTCATGAACTCAACATGTTAATATAAACATTTTGACTAGTTAATTGAAAAGATAATCTAATTCATCtaggagagaaaaatagaagtgTCTGACAAGTAGACAAGGTTCAAGTTTTTATCTGCTAGACATCAAACTTCagtctcaaattcaatcatatatcctCCCGCATAATTGCATATTCTCATCTCATGTATATTCATGCATCCTTTGTGGTTTATACATCCATTTGTCACCTAGAAAACTCCATTCGGGTTAAAATTTTCCATGTAAGCATCTCTACTTGTCAACCAAATTTCAGCCCTAACTTGatatgatattttaatttttctatgtAAGATTAGGAGATAAATTTCTAGTTAAAATCATAAGTGGATATGAGGCTTTTAATAATGATTATTTAAACTACTCTTAAGGAAATGTTAATCTTGTTTGATATAATGGAAATCATTACTAAAATACTAATTTATCCAAAAATATAAAGTCAATAATAGGTTCATGAACTTATTGGGATTATATGCTAATATAACTATTTTGACGTGTTAACTACAAAATGTCAATTTAATTAGTTAAAGCTGAGTaggaaaaatatattaagaaaGTAAATAGAATAAATGATGTAGATACAAGCATCCTCTAGAATTCTAGAACCATaattagagaattttttttcaaaaaataacaaTGTTAAGATAGTGGAAGATCTCAGTATAATTATATTGCATCTAGAACATCTTTGACTTATacagaaatagaagagaagtgAAAGAAGGTCGTCCTCTTTCCTTGACTTGTCCAAATTTAGAAttaggataaaaaataaaataaaatataaaaaatataatattaataCAATATTAGTTTAATTGAAAATCACAAGAGGTGAGGATTGTAGAAATATTTGCTATGTTCATTattatcatattttttcaaGTTAGGATTATTATCATGACTCCCTTAGGGTCTGAAGGCCAGTGaacttaatttaaaaaaaattgctttAATCAAGGTTGGTAAAAAAATTCGTGATCttatttttttaccctttatgtggatacatttttttttccaagaagcTTAAAGCCTATCAATACATATGTCTACTTAATAAATGTGCAACTTTTAATAATAAGTGagtttcaaattattttgaatcttttttACCCTTAAATTAAAAATCCTTGAAAATAAGATAAGGGGCAATTGAAGAAGTTACAACTttttatttcactattttggtgGTAATAAGATGCACCCTTAAAAAATTTGAGCTGCCCTTTTTTATGCTCTTCTAATCTAAACCGTTTATTCTCACTACGAGTTAGGAGAGTGTACAGTAATGTATAGAGTACTAGCACAGATACATGGATATACAAGGAAAGTGTGTCAACATaaaaagagatatttgattgagttagactttgaaatttgacgcatggctaatctagaccatGTCCTATCTACTGCTAGAATAGACATATCATCTATTTGTGTAGCAAAGAGATGTTGTATgtcatttgaaaaaataacCAACCTTTGTGACAATGGTAATTTGCCAATTAATTATTATGTAACTAACTAAAAATCTAATTGTAGTCATTAAATATATTCCTAGGTCCTATTATATTTCATATTCAAATCCAAACATTTGGtgagaaagtaaagaaaatttaaggaaataaaatttctgcaggcccacagcaagAATCTATTCTCACACAACACTTTGATTAGACCCAAACTTGATGGATAAGTTGTTCACATTGCCATATATCTATAGGTATgatcatagttatcaattcggccgaataattcgcgaattattcggccgaaccgattttttccgaattttatcaaaaatttggaccgaatccgaattaaaaataaaattctttaaaattcacgaatttttccaaaatgaatataaatcgcgaataattcggatcgaatccgaattaaaccgaattattcggtccatttaaatattatttaaaaaaaaaaacaaaaaaataaaaaagtaacaacaattaaaaaaaaaaaaaaaccccaataagattttttgaccgcttttttgaccgaatccgaatttgctaactatgggtatGATATAGACATCAATCTATCATATTCATTTATCATAATAATGGTTTAAAAAAGTTTACAAAAACTGAGAAGTTCACTCAACATAAATCATTGAACATCAAATGGGGGAAGGATATTACATGAGGATCATGACACTTGAGATTGACCACCATATTTTGACTAAtgatatatcatcaaaataaatCTAACATCTATTTACCAAATAACTTGCTAAATCTTAACCCAAGGGGTAGCGTggttggtgagcaacaaacttggtatGAGCCGTAAATTAagacgtcctaagtttgactcccactgggcacaccttgggccactcacatggggtgtttagtgctcttcactgctttcagtgaaagttgaatagttctcattcaaccccggtatgacccggtccatgctattgtggggtcaatatagacccgcgggactagtcaagccaaaggcctggataaccgtcgttagccaaaaaaaaaaaaacttgctaaATCTTCAATATATGCGAAAGAAATGTTATAGTCATAGcaaaacatttttcataaattcAATACTACATTTAGTTAGGTGTTTCCACTAAGCCGCAAAATTACTGTTGGTGATTATTACAGAAGTTTGCCGTTTTATTCATTTTCCTTCACTTTACTTTCAACTAAATGCAGTATAAGGTTTTCAAGTATGAAAATCtaagaataataacaaaatTCAACATGATCACATTGATGATAACAAGGATTTAGTTCATATATCGGCATTGGTATCGTCGTTAGCTATATagataccgatactgatacatATTGAAACAATATGAGATCAaaatatcagtttttttttttttttaattgatgtatATGTCGTATCATCCAATTCATACCAGTTAGATATCAATTATGGTCGATACCAATAGATGGTCAATTCAATACTAATACCTAAAACCGTAGCTAGTAAATCCATATAAgaaattaggggaaaaaaaaccagaaaggCAATGTAGCCCTGCACCTAGTCATAGAGGAGGGGAAATGACCGCCTTGTCATCAAGAAAGACTAAAATTTCACCCCTGTTAGTGCTTCCATGCAATCCCATTAGCCTTTTAGGAAATCCTCTCCCAAGAAATTATTACAAAGAAGGCACAATATTTATGAGGTTGTTTACTAAAATATGAATAGTTTTGCTGTTTGGCTGTGGATATCCAAGgtagatttctctctctctctctctctctctctctctcatcaaattcaacCGCTATATAATGTTAGATTTGCAGTTTCAGAGCAAGATACAAGATTCAAATGAGGGTATCATAGGGAAGTCAAGATCTTACTTAATAGAGAGACTGGACTGTAATGAACTCTGGTAAAGAAGGATTTGTGTGAGCAGGGAAaaccaaaatatattaaattttgaggatgatttttcgttttttttggtttggaaaATTGAGGATGATAAACTGTTATTATAGGACATGATTAGAGGGCTAGCTTGGGCTTTTAGTCCTTTAGACTCCCTTATTTTAAGAGAGTAGAGATCTGCTTTcttataataattataaaataattaatgaTTAGACATATTAGAgttcaaaaccttttttttttctttgattaagAAAATAGAAGTGAATCTGGGAGAGCAATTAATAGATATGGTAAGACATGTTTGCATATATGTCTCTACCACTCCATCTGCAACGTGCCTCTGTGTTAACTTGGTAGACgtgcctgagagagagagagagagagagagagagagagagagagcatgggATAAAGGTGAGAGCTCTCTCAAGAATCAGGTCGTGATTGGCAGGAAAACATGTGAATTTAGACTcgtgaaaatgaaaaatatttgtgaGGTGGTCTCATTAGAGGCTCCAACACCACCTTTGTATATATTCAACTCACCACAGTCCCTCTTTCAACATTGATGGCTTCACGGAtttaaattctctctctctctctctagaatgcAAGGAATCCTAGGAATATTTATCACAAATGAATTCTGCTGGTCTCACTTTCTTTTTAATACTAATTGACTTGGTAATATCATATTCTTATAAACAGATTAGGAATCAGGATGGTTCATGCCCAGTGGTTAGCCAAATGGCCCAGCCATTAATCCAACAATATTTCTAATCTGATATTCTGCTTACATTCCTTCCTATAGGCTCACTTCAATTAGGATATAAAAAATTGGGACCGAATTGGCTGGTTCGGCAGGTTTGGACCAGAATCATCTGAGGCCAAGGCCAATCCCAATTCACACATGCTTGGAtacataaacatagttcaaacctgTTGGGGGAACCAACTACATCAAACCAGGCTGAACCAGCCAAAATAGATGTCTTCTGATGGAGCCAGTTGAACCAATGACCTGAGTTATCCTCTATTCCATCAATTCAGTTGTCTGGGTTGACCCATTGGTCATACCAGATTGGCCATGCTAATGTTGGACATGATTGAGACAGCATCCATGACTCTGCACatgaaaaatattcttttcctGTTAACAAATCTATCAATACATAAATATATACAAATATAATAATAGAAGCTAAAGCATGGCCAAAAGCGTTTACTTAGAATTATAATCAATGGCTAAATTATAGTAGACATGCTTAGAACTATCTTGCAGagaattttggtttttagttTAATCTTAAAATATAAGTTTACTAAGTAGTAAAGGATCACCAACGGTCTCATGGGCTTGAAAATTTTCTCCAAACGTGACAACATTTAAGCCAAACTGCACTCTTCACAGTCTCACTCGCTACAAATCCCACACACCCTCAGTCTCATCCCTTGCACTCTCAGTTCTCTCTCCCTACCAACACTCTCCCATCTAAGCTTTCTCAGCCAAACCAACATGGATTCTTACAGGAAAACTCCatcaaaaccatggaagaaagGACCTACAAGAGGCAAGGGAGGCCCTCAGAATGCGACCTGCGAGTATCGTGGAGTTCGGCAAAGAACTTGGGGCAAATGGGTTGCAGAGATCAGAGAACCCAAGAAGAGAACCAGACTCTGGTTGGGTTCTTTTGCTACTGCAGAAGAAGCTGCCATGGCCTATGATGAAGCTGCAAGGAAGTTGTATGGGCCTGATGCTTACGTCAATCTACCACATCTTCAACCAAATTCCACTCCTCCGAGCAAATCCCAGAAGTTCAAATGGTTTCCTTCCAAGAACTTCATTTCCATGTTTCCTTCATACCGAATGCTAAATTTGAATGCCCAGCCCAGTGTTCATGACATTCATCAAAGGATCCAGGAGTTCAAGAAAAATACGGCTCACAATCAATCTTCACCATCATGGTCATCTTCATCTTGCTCGTCCtcctttgatttgaaatctgCATTTCAGATCACAGATGATAATATCCACATGGAAGATTCAGTAATCAACAAAGAAGAGACGTTTTCAGTAGCGAAAGTCCAAGAGGAACGTGAAGAAAAACCTCAGATAGATCTCAATGAATTTCTTCAGCAGTTAGGTGTACTGAAAGTACAGAGCACATCAGATGACAGCGAAGCCACCAGAAGCTTTCCAGTgatggaatcttcccctccagATGATTATGGGCTCGCAGCTCTTGGCGACCAGACTTTCAACTGGGACAGTCTAGTTGATATGCATGGACTAGAGTATCATCAGGGAGTAGAATCCAATGGCCTTCAGGATGATGCTGTGAATGAAGAGCTGACATTCCCTACTATTTGGGACTAGTAGAATCTCTACCTCCAGATGAATACAGGCAACCAGACTTTTGACTGGTACATTCTGGTTGATATGCATCAACTAGAATATTATCAGGGAGTAGTATCCAGTGGCCTTCAGGGTGATGATGAGCATGAAGAGCTGACAATATGGGACTACTGAAAAGGGTCAGCCAATTTTGGCAgagtagggattttttttttttaatagtaggATCTAGATCTACTGAAGTATAATTCCAGTAGAAATGAAAGTAAGTAAGCTAAATTTAGCAGCTCTCAAATCAGTCTTATTTAGTCTGGCAAATGTGTAGTGATCTGTAGAAGACATAATCTCATCTTAAGAAAACCAAGAGTTTATTTGTACTAGTCTTAGAGATAATATATTTGTTGGCTTTTAGGATTCCATGCTCCTATATGCCATCTCTCTAAGTCTCAACTATTTTATACAGGTTTAATCATGTTAAGCCACCTCTCATATTGGAGCTATTTCTTGGTTGAGCAATCCTAACCATCTGATCAAAAGTATAAGGCAACAAACTAATGGATAGTTAGAAATAGTGAAGGGCCCTGACAAACAACACACAACTGGGGGGCCAAGGGGACACAACACCTTTAAGTAATCACTTCTCTTCTTAGCCTGTATAGATTCATTCTACTATAgttgaactcttttttttttgctaacgacaagtatccaggccttcggcctgactagtcccgcgggcccataccgaccccacaactgcatagaCCAGGTCATACCAGGTTTCactaaaagcaatgaaggacaCTAAACAtacccgtgtgagtggccccaaggaagtAAGAGGAGCAACTTCAGCCTTCTCTCATTCATAGAGCTGTCTTCttcatccttttctttttaaccaTGCCACAtctgaaaaatataaatattatatGATAGAATAATTTTATGCCTGCAGATTGTTGGTATAAATGTAAGAACAGCCAAAATACTGAATCAAGGAGTCCAAACAAATATCTAGAACCACACCATTAAACTACTCCAAGCGATGTACCAGATAAGGTATACTCTCCTTCCTGGCTCCCTATGTTTAACTACCACGTGTTTTTCAGTTGGATCTCAACAACAATGGGAGCCCATAaactttatatttttcttcaagAAAATTGACAACATTGGCAGCTTTTGGCACGTAGAAACTCACCTTTTGAAAGTGAGGTGATGCCTAACCCTTTTTTATGTCACAGCTTCCAAGTGTCATTTACAGACTTCATTTATGCTTTAGAAAAATGTGAAGGAAGATGCTTCTATCCATTCCCCTTTCAGAACAGCAAAAGTACAATTAAACGATAGTCCCACATTTCCACAACGCACACTGATCATCCCGTTTGAAAGATCCCAAAGTTCAAGAAGTGGTTAAAGTATTAAAAACCCCTCATCTCAATCCTGAAGTTTGGTAATAAATGAATGTGGTAACCAACGCAAgggggaaaaatagaaaaaaaaaaattttaaaactcaTTACTTAATTTGTGAGATGGACAAGAAGGAATTTGGGACAGCCAAAAATGGGAAGCAGAATGGTCTTTGCAGAACAGAGggaataataatatataaaccACATCACTCAACTTACTTCAAGGTCAATGCAATGCATCAATTCAAGATCTAGAAAGGCCACCAAAGGTAACATTAGCCCAAAGTCAAACAAGAAAATCATGCAGACAAAGCCAATCCATTGGAGAGATGCTCCATCAAAGTAGCATACACCACAGCAGCCTAAGATGGAAAGTTTTCTAGACAAAGGCCATGGACTCGAAGGAGATTCAAAGACCATGATAGAATTACTTTCAAGCTTTAGCGAATATATGGTTGGCTCTTCATGAAATTCACTATTCTGGTACACGTGCTTCACTGACTTCCAAATTTCTCATGCCTATGCAAAAGCCAAAATGGTAACAGATTCCCTTGCTTCAAAAGAGTACTTATTGGAAGTTTTTCTCTTGTGGTTTAGATTTTCCCCTTCATGTTCATGTACTAGCTAGCCCTTGTGTTGTGTACACCTATTTTAACCCTGATGTAATGAAATCATATAACATCATGACTCGATATGTATTACCCAGTGAGATAGGCCTTGTTCATCTCATATTTTTCTATTGAGCACGAGCATGCATGATTGCATGTGtgcgagagagaaagagagagttatAACTATGTACAAATAAATCATTAGCAACAGTTTGCTATTTGTTTCCAAGATCAATGATTCAACTTTCCTCCTTTTCCTCATTTTGTGGGCCTATTTTTAAAGAAAGGAATATACAAAAATCCAAGGATAAAGAGCCTAAACACACCTGCAGGGAAATATTTAGAGATTAGGTCCTTAATTTTCTCAATGGATGCGGAAAAAGGCCAGTAATTTCTGGCAGACCCACCAGAATGTCTGGCAGACCCACCAGAATGTACGGCCAGACTGAACATGAATGCACGGTTTAGTGGTTGGGGCTTTTCCGGACCAATCGGTGAAGGGGGCTCTAGTAGAGCAGAGTTGTTGGATCTGAAAACAGGGCTGGACATGCTACTTAGGAAGGGCTTCACAGATGCTATTATATAGGAAAAAATCAGGAAATGTTATGCAGGATGGAGGACTTGACATAGAATCTATGACCTGGCATTATACTCACATGGGCATCTTATGTCTCAAATGCATATTCAGTTTCAATGGAAGCCAGCAAGTGCAAATGCGGTGGCTGACAATTTGGTAAAACAGGGGTGGTTTAGCCAAGATTATACTATGGGGCTGATGCCCTCTATGAAGTCAGTGGGTTTTATGTATTGGGTTCTTCATCAAATCATTGTGATCAGCCCCTCTGCATGAGTATTATCCGCTGTC
It encodes the following:
- the LOC122086920 gene encoding dehydration-responsive element-binding protein 2F-like, with the translated sequence MDSYRKTPSKPWKKGPTRGKGGPQNATCEYRGVRQRTWGKWVAEIREPKKRTRLWLGSFATAEEAAMAYDEAARKLYGPDAYVNLPHLQPNSTPPSKSQKFKWFPSKNFISMFPSYRMLNLNAQPSVHDIHQRIQEFKKNTAHNQSSPSWSSSSCSSSFDLKSAFQITDDNIHMEDSVINKEETFSVAKVQEEREEKPQIDLNEFLQQLGVLKVQSTSDDSEATRSFPVMESSPPDDYGLAALGDQTFNWDSLVDMHGLEYHQGVESNGLQDDAVNEELTFPTIWD